The following are encoded in a window of Flavobacteriales bacterium genomic DNA:
- a CDS encoding adenylate/guanylate cyclase domain-containing protein yields MRAITRYKLRKVAKYGLVTVGVAWVLTLFSGLPIDATLGVWALLGLWTGVLEEFLFGRRFRALAVPLQFLGKVLAVNLFTIALIAITLPMGSGGLPVLEGMEDRGLLGFLRMGGFYQLVLRVVVVTSIAILVVQMEEWMGRRMFLGFLLGRYERPKTEERVVLAIDLVGSTSLAERMGDLRYYRFLNTAYSLMTDAVLRNEADIHKYVGDEVIITWPMRIGVRDQNCLDLYFDIMERIDAHREVLLRDFGEVPRYRCAVHGGRVISAQVGHIKRAIDLSGDVMNSVSRMLDLARTMDEDILVSAQLLDRVPAAAERFRIGPQHVVPVKGRRREVRVHTLERTRRMEP; encoded by the coding sequence TTGCGCGCCATCACCCGATACAAGCTCAGGAAGGTGGCCAAGTACGGCTTGGTCACCGTGGGCGTGGCCTGGGTGCTCACCTTGTTCAGCGGCCTGCCGATCGATGCCACGCTGGGCGTTTGGGCACTGCTGGGACTGTGGACCGGTGTGCTGGAGGAGTTCCTCTTCGGCCGCCGCTTCCGCGCTCTGGCCGTGCCTCTGCAGTTCCTGGGCAAGGTGCTCGCCGTGAATCTCTTCACCATCGCGCTCATCGCCATCACCCTGCCCATGGGATCCGGTGGCCTGCCCGTGCTGGAAGGCATGGAGGACCGCGGCCTGCTGGGCTTCCTCCGCATGGGCGGCTTCTACCAGCTGGTGCTGCGTGTGGTGGTGGTCACCTCCATCGCCATCCTGGTGGTGCAGATGGAAGAGTGGATGGGCCGGCGCATGTTCCTGGGTTTCCTGCTGGGCCGCTATGAAAGGCCCAAGACCGAGGAACGCGTGGTGCTGGCCATCGATCTGGTGGGCAGCACCTCCCTGGCCGAGCGCATGGGCGACCTGCGCTACTACCGCTTCCTGAATACCGCCTATTCGCTGATGACCGACGCCGTGCTCCGCAACGAGGCCGACATACACAAGTACGTGGGCGATGAGGTGATCATCACCTGGCCCATGCGCATCGGCGTGCGCGACCAGAATTGCCTGGACCTGTATTTCGACATCATGGAACGGATAGACGCCCACCGGGAGGTGTTGCTGCGCGACTTCGGTGAGGTGCCGCGCTACCGTTGCGCCGTGCATGGCGGCCGTGTCATCAGCGCGCAGGTGGGCCACATCAAACGCGCCATCGACCTGAGCGGTGACGTGATGAACAGCGTGTCGCGCATGCTTGACCTGGCGCGCACCATGGACGAGGACATCCTGGTGTCCGCGCAGTTGCTGGACCGTGTGCCGGCCGCCGCGGAGCGATTCCGCATAGGACCGCAGCATGTGGTGCCCGTGAAAGGCAGGCGGCGCGAGGTGCGCGTGCACACGCTGGAGCGGACCAGGCGGATGGAACCCTGA
- a CDS encoding adenylate/guanylate cyclase domain-containing protein, protein MRDPLAPTRLRIKRTLRITLAWVLVGLLSGLWEHNTLVAHGVESLLMDRLDARFLPSLLAGLAGGGIYIFMLRDRLRKLAYFKALGVMSLLMFAVIVFTGAFWPAWQQQEHPLSEAFTDRLLGLKFLGQYLFWTLLMGVSMLMVRLNDQYGNGGIGYLTGRYHKPRQEMRIFMFLDMRSSTAIAERIGHVKYFQLLNELYTEITDPIVYSRGEIYQYVGDEISVSWPLRRGLRRQRCVRCFLDIRNKLHKRAAHYQERYGLVPTFKAGFHYGQVTTGEVGLVKRERIFSGDVVNTAARIQNTCNEYGVDNLIPKALLDLLRLPASYRLREIGAIGLKGKREPISLWTIVHDEVGTPEHQSTGAGASLSAAPPA, encoded by the coding sequence ATGCGCGACCCCCTCGCCCCCACCAGGCTGCGCATCAAACGCACCTTGCGGATCACCCTGGCCTGGGTGCTGGTGGGGCTGCTCTCCGGTCTTTGGGAGCACAACACATTGGTGGCGCACGGTGTGGAAAGTCTGCTCATGGACCGCCTGGACGCGCGCTTCCTGCCCAGCTTGCTGGCGGGGCTGGCCGGAGGTGGCATCTACATCTTCATGCTGCGCGACCGGCTGCGCAAACTGGCGTACTTCAAAGCGCTGGGCGTCATGTCCTTGTTGATGTTCGCTGTGATCGTTTTCACAGGAGCGTTCTGGCCGGCCTGGCAACAGCAGGAGCATCCGCTTTCGGAGGCCTTCACGGACCGTCTTCTCGGTTTGAAGTTCCTGGGGCAATACCTCTTCTGGACCCTGCTCATGGGCGTCAGCATGCTCATGGTGCGCCTCAACGACCAGTACGGCAACGGTGGCATCGGCTACCTCACAGGCCGGTACCACAAGCCGCGCCAGGAGATGCGCATCTTCATGTTCCTGGACATGCGCTCGTCCACGGCCATCGCCGAGCGCATCGGCCACGTGAAGTACTTCCAGCTGCTGAACGAGTTGTACACGGAGATCACCGACCCCATCGTCTACTCGCGCGGCGAGATCTACCAGTATGTGGGCGATGAGATCAGCGTGAGCTGGCCGTTGCGGCGTGGACTGCGGCGCCAGCGCTGCGTGCGCTGCTTCCTGGACATCCGGAACAAGCTCCACAAACGCGCCGCCCATTACCAGGAGCGCTACGGCCTGGTGCCCACCTTCAAGGCCGGTTTCCACTATGGGCAGGTCACCACGGGTGAGGTGGGGCTGGTGAAGCGTGAGCGGATCTTCAGCGGCGACGTGGTGAACACCGCGGCCAGGATCCAGAACACGTGCAACGAATACGGTGTGGACAACCTGATCCCCAAGGCCCTGCTGGACCTGCTGCGGCTCCCGGCCAGTTATCGCCTGCGGGAGATCGGCGCCATCGGGTTGAAAGGCAAGCGCGAACCCATCAGTTTGTGGACGATCGTCCACGACGAGGTAGGGACCCCGGAACACCAGAGCACCGGCGCGGGCGCATCGCTGTCCGCCGCACCACCGGCCTGA
- a CDS encoding IS1 family transposase gives MNRLPLAKQVQIINMLVEGSSLRSTSRVCDVSINTVTKLLVDVGRACEKFHDETVRKVHARNVQCDEIWSFVYAKQKNVTEDMNGAGDVWTWTALDSDTKLMISWFVGSRDAHAAYEFLTDVRSRVNTRMQMTTDGHGVYAGAVDAIFGQSIDYAQLVKIYGSAEGKGNEKRYSPAECTGTRLNVVSGRPDETLISTSHVERQNLTMRMAMRRFTRLTNAFSKKVENHCYAIALHFVHYNFVRIHKTLRVTPAMEAGLTDDVMTIADIVKLAYPDSK, from the coding sequence ATGAACCGCCTCCCCCTTGCCAAACAAGTCCAGATCATCAACATGCTCGTTGAGGGGTCCAGCCTGCGCAGCACGTCCCGCGTGTGCGACGTGTCCATCAACACCGTCACCAAGCTGCTGGTGGATGTGGGGCGGGCTTGTGAGAAGTTCCACGATGAGACGGTGCGAAAGGTCCACGCCCGCAACGTCCAGTGTGACGAGATCTGGTCCTTCGTCTACGCCAAGCAGAAGAACGTCACCGAGGACATGAATGGGGCTGGTGACGTGTGGACGTGGACGGCACTGGACAGCGATACCAAGCTGATGATCTCATGGTTCGTAGGTAGCCGCGATGCACACGCCGCCTATGAGTTCCTAACGGATGTTCGCAGCCGGGTCAACACCCGCATGCAAATGACTACGGACGGTCACGGCGTCTACGCTGGTGCGGTCGATGCCATCTTCGGCCAGTCCATCGACTACGCCCAATTGGTGAAGATTTATGGGTCGGCCGAAGGCAAGGGCAACGAAAAGCGGTACAGCCCCGCCGAATGCACTGGAACGCGCCTCAATGTAGTGAGCGGCCGTCCTGACGAAACGCTGATCTCCACGTCACACGTGGAACGGCAGAACCTGACCATGCGGATGGCCATGCGCCGCTTCACCCGCCTCACCAATGCCTTCAGCAAGAAGGTGGAGAACCATTGCTACGCCATCGCATTGCACTTCGTGCATTACAACTTCGTGCGCATCCACAAGACCCTGCGCGTCACGCCTGCAATGGAAGCAGGGTTGACGGATGACGTGATGACGATCGCCGATATCGTGAAGCTGGCCTACCCGGATTCAAAGTGA
- the folP gene encoding dihydropteroate synthase yields the protein MKDRLVRPRFPLVMGILNATPDSFHSASRVDVDHALRAAETMLSEGAAILDIGGMSTRPGAEEVPVEEELRRVLPVVEAVHRRFPEAWLSIDTYRATVARAAVEAGAGLVNDIGAGLLDPSMLSTVSALGVPYVAMHMRGMPRTMQQEPRYHDVVAEVTLFLAERMRTVHAAGIADVVLDPGFGFGKTTAHNHALLHGLPSVKALGSPVLVGLSRKRMINEVLGTSPSEALNGTTVLNTIALLKGADILRVHDVRPAVECVRLVARGKGQK from the coding sequence ATGAAGGACCGGCTGGTACGACCGCGGTTCCCGCTGGTGATGGGCATTCTGAACGCCACGCCCGACAGCTTCCATAGCGCGAGCCGGGTGGACGTGGACCATGCGCTGCGCGCGGCGGAGACCATGCTGAGCGAAGGTGCCGCCATCCTCGATATCGGCGGCATGAGCACGCGGCCGGGCGCTGAGGAGGTGCCGGTGGAGGAGGAATTGCGGCGCGTGCTGCCGGTGGTGGAGGCCGTGCATCGCCGGTTCCCGGAAGCATGGCTCAGCATCGACACGTATCGCGCAACGGTGGCAAGGGCCGCTGTGGAGGCCGGCGCCGGCCTGGTGAACGACATCGGCGCCGGCCTGTTGGATCCCTCCATGCTGTCCACGGTTTCCGCTTTGGGGGTACCCTATGTGGCCATGCACATGCGGGGCATGCCACGAACCATGCAGCAGGAGCCGCGATACCATGATGTGGTGGCGGAGGTGACCTTGTTCCTCGCCGAAAGGATGCGGACGGTCCATGCGGCCGGCATCGCCGATGTGGTCCTCGACCCCGGCTTCGGATTCGGCAAGACCACGGCGCACAACCATGCGCTGCTGCACGGCCTGCCCAGCGTCAAGGCACTTGGTTCGCCCGTGCTCGTGGGCCTTTCGCGCAAGCGCATGATCAACGAGGTGTTGGGCACATCGCCTTCAGAAGCGCTCAACGGCACCACGGTGCTCAACACCATCGCCCTGCTCAAGGGTGCGGACATCCTGCGTGTGCACGATGTGCGTCCGGCCGTGGAATGTGTGCGGCTCGTGGCCCGGGGAAAAGGTCAGAAGTAG
- a CDS encoding DUF1599 domain-containing protein produces the protein MDKTLAQYDAIMGECIRLFGQKARDYGTAWRILRVPSLTDQIFIKAQRIRTLQQVGESKVGEGIRPELVGIINYAAMALVQLERGVAETPDMDAEVATALVLDRMRHARDLMTRKNHDYGEAWRSMRVSSLVDLILMKLLRIKQIEDNQGATLVSEGIDANFLDIVNYAVFAMIQLDEGKG, from the coding sequence ATGGACAAGACCCTCGCGCAATACGACGCCATTATGGGGGAGTGCATCCGCCTCTTCGGGCAGAAGGCGCGGGACTACGGTACGGCCTGGCGCATCCTGCGGGTGCCTTCGCTCACTGACCAGATCTTCATCAAGGCCCAGCGGATCCGCACCTTGCAGCAGGTGGGGGAGAGCAAGGTGGGAGAGGGTATCCGGCCCGAATTGGTCGGCATCATCAACTACGCCGCCATGGCGCTGGTGCAGTTGGAGCGCGGCGTGGCCGAAACGCCGGACATGGACGCGGAAGTGGCCACCGCCCTGGTGCTCGATCGGATGCGGCATGCCCGCGACCTGATGACGCGCAAGAACCACGACTATGGCGAGGCCTGGCGCAGCATGCGCGTAAGTTCGCTGGTGGATCTGATCCTGATGAAGCTGTTGCGCATCAAACAGATCGAGGACAATCAGGGTGCCACCCTCGTCAGCGAAGGCATCGACGCCAACTTCCTGGACATTGTGAATTACGCCGTCTTCGCGATGATCCAGTTGGACGAGGGGAAGGGGTGA
- a CDS encoding DUF4440 domain-containing protein has translation MRIASLIIPLVAVLQASGQPAPETAVIQVIDRFFAAMAARDTAAMAATLTNDGVFHAVLTEDPDRPPIAVTHQAYLASLANGEGDWRERYWHPVVYVDEGIATVTMRYDFHADGRHSHCGADVFTLVLDRGTWKIAGGVYTMRRMDCPDSPLGPLEGGR, from the coding sequence ATGCGGATCGCTTCCCTGATCATTCCCCTTGTCGCGGTGCTTCAGGCATCGGGCCAACCCGCGCCGGAGACGGCGGTCATCCAGGTCATCGACCGCTTCTTCGCCGCGATGGCCGCCCGGGACACGGCCGCCATGGCCGCGACGCTCACCAACGACGGCGTGTTCCATGCGGTGCTCACGGAGGATCCGGACCGCCCCCCGATCGCCGTGACGCACCAAGCCTATCTCGCCTCCCTGGCCAATGGGGAGGGCGATTGGCGCGAACGCTACTGGCATCCCGTGGTATACGTGGACGAAGGCATCGCCACGGTGACCATGCGGTACGACTTCCACGCCGACGGCCGGCACAGCCACTGCGGCGCGGACGTCTTCACGCTGGTGCTGGACCGAGGTACATGGAAGATCGCCGGAGGCGTGTACACGATGCGGCGCATGGATTGCCCCGACAGTCCGCTGGGGCCGTTGGAGGGTGGACGTTAG